A stretch of the Clostridium fungisolvens genome encodes the following:
- a CDS encoding MBL fold metallo-hydrolase: MELTKINGNTYYINAPTNIGVYSYKNKNCLLIDTGINNSAARKIEEVLKENNLHVKYIVNTHSHPDHCGGNNYFKNNYTGCIVYTSEKEKLYMENIELRANMLYTATSPKNLSDDCKDSNVDYVLDQGNTKINDDKFEVFDLKGHSPQSIAIVTSDKVCFLGDALYSGTILEKYSFPYLFDVGSALISLEKIKEIDADYFVISHAEDIVKKDDIIELVDKNIDNIKDYCNQIIELLEKPLTKEELLENLTILNDLDIDFRQYHLNYSSMSAFLSYLYNKGKINSSVENGRLYYYSVND; this comes from the coding sequence ATGGAGCTTACCAAAATAAACGGAAATACTTATTATATTAATGCTCCAACTAATATCGGAGTTTATAGTTATAAAAATAAAAATTGTCTTCTTATTGATACTGGAATAAATAATTCTGCAGCAAGAAAAATTGAAGAAGTATTAAAAGAAAATAATCTTCATGTTAAGTATATAGTAAATACCCACAGTCATCCTGATCATTGTGGGGGTAACAATTATTTCAAAAATAATTATACTGGATGCATAGTCTATACCTCAGAAAAAGAAAAATTATATATGGAAAACATAGAACTAAGGGCAAATATGTTGTATACAGCTACTAGTCCTAAGAATCTTTCAGATGACTGCAAAGACTCAAATGTAGACTATGTTTTAGATCAAGGCAATACCAAGATAAATGATGATAAATTTGAGGTTTTTGATTTAAAAGGACATTCTCCACAAAGTATAGCAATAGTTACTTCAGATAAGGTATGTTTCTTAGGAGATGCTTTGTATAGTGGAACAATATTAGAAAAATATTCTTTCCCATACTTGTTTGATGTAGGTAGTGCACTTATTTCTTTAGAAAAGATAAAAGAAATAGATGCAGACTACTTTGTTATAAGCCATGCAGAAGACATTGTTAAGAAAGATGACATTATAGAATTAGTAGATAAAAATATTGATAATATCAAAGATTATTGCAACCAGATCATAGAGCTGTTAGAAAAGCCTTTAACAAAAGAGGAGTTGTTAGAAAATCTAACAATACTTAATGATTTAGATATTGATTTTAGGCAATATCATTTAAACTATTCATCAATGTCAGCATTTTTATCGTACCTCTACAACAAAGGAAAGATCAATTCCTCTGTAGAGAATGGAAGATTATATTACTATAGTGTTAATGATTAA
- a CDS encoding Dps family protein, giving the protein MGKNYIGLEKDGIETVVRELNKYLSNLNIIYTKLHNLHWNIKGAAFFELHTKFEEYYDKVNTDLDAVAERILTLGHTPAASLKEYLSLSTIAERESKDVTPEDSIEVIRKDFSLLLEASRNILKLAEDANDQGTVDLMSGFISKYEKNLWMLTAFTKS; this is encoded by the coding sequence ATGGGTAAAAATTATATTGGTTTAGAAAAAGATGGTATAGAAACTGTTGTTAGAGAATTGAATAAGTATCTTTCGAACTTAAATATTATATATACTAAACTTCACAATCTTCATTGGAATATAAAAGGTGCTGCTTTCTTTGAACTTCACACAAAGTTTGAAGAATATTACGATAAAGTAAATACAGATCTAGATGCCGTTGCAGAAAGAATATTAACTTTAGGTCATACTCCAGCTGCTTCTTTAAAAGAGTATCTAAGTCTATCCACAATAGCTGAAAGAGAAAGCAAAGATGTTACACCTGAAGATTCGATAGAAGTTATAAGAAAAGATTTTTCATTATTATTAGAAGCTTCAAGAAATATACTTAAACTTGCAGAGGATGCAAATGACCAAGGTACAGTTGATCTTATGTCAGGATTTATATCTAAATATGAGAAGAATTTATGGATGTTAACCGCATTTACTAAAAGTTAG
- a CDS encoding 2-hydroxyacid dehydrogenase — translation MSRPKVYIAKSIPQEVEEYISQYCDLEKCGSDEDITREELLEKLKDMDGLLTSGTKIDEELLEKAPNLKVVSNMSVGYNNFDLKAMKSRNIIGTNVAGALDDTVADLIFGLMLACARRITELDRYVKAGRWNKDDDLELYGANVHHKTLGIIGMGRIGEAVAKRASLGFDMNVLYYNRSRKKEVEEKLGAEYCTMEELLKKSDFVVIMTPLTEETFNLIDEDQFNLMKPSAIFINASRGKTINEKALIKALQNKKIKAAGLDVFDVEPVQADNPLLKMDNVVTLPHIGSANEDTRLDMARLAAKNLVKALTEGTAPNIVPELKE, via the coding sequence ATGAGTAGACCAAAAGTATATATAGCAAAGTCAATTCCACAAGAGGTTGAGGAGTATATATCACAGTATTGTGATTTAGAAAAATGTGGTTCAGATGAAGACATAACTAGGGAAGAACTTTTAGAAAAGTTGAAGGATATGGATGGGCTTTTAACATCTGGCACTAAGATAGATGAAGAGTTATTAGAAAAAGCCCCAAACCTTAAAGTAGTTAGCAATATGTCTGTAGGTTATAATAATTTTGATTTAAAAGCAATGAAAAGTAGAAATATAATAGGTACCAATGTAGCTGGTGCACTTGATGATACTGTTGCTGATTTAATATTTGGACTTATGCTTGCTTGTGCAAGAAGAATAACTGAATTAGATAGATATGTAAAAGCAGGAAGATGGAATAAAGATGATGATCTTGAGCTTTACGGTGCAAATGTTCATCATAAAACCCTTGGGATTATTGGAATGGGAAGAATAGGTGAAGCTGTAGCCAAAAGAGCAAGTTTAGGATTCGATATGAATGTACTTTATTACAACAGAAGCAGAAAGAAAGAGGTTGAAGAAAAACTAGGAGCAGAGTATTGCACCATGGAAGAGCTTTTAAAGAAATCGGACTTTGTAGTTATCATGACTCCATTGACAGAAGAAACTTTCAATCTTATAGATGAGGACCAATTCAATTTAATGAAGCCTAGTGCAATATTTATTAATGCTTCAAGAGGAAAAACTATAAATGAGAAAGCACTGATTAAAGCGCTTCAAAATAAAAAAATAAAAGCAGCTGGATTGGATGTATTTGATGTGGAGCCAGTGCAAGCTGATAACCCATTATTAAAGATGGATAATGTAGTTACGCTTCCGCATATAGGGTCTGCTAATGAAGACACAAGACTTGATATGGCTAGATTAGCCGCTAAGAATCTTGTAAAGGCGTTAACTGAAGGAACTGCACCTAATATTGTTCCAGAGTTAAAAGAGTAA
- a CDS encoding Fur family transcriptional regulator: MVKITNIEAYLREHSISPSYQRKRIFEYLNERQNHPNVNQIYEELVKDIPTLSKTTVYNTLNMFVEKKLVEAITIEGNEIRYDLFNPEAHGHFKCENCGTVYDIDMDINISNIKTLEGFQVKEQSFHFKGICKNCLCNKDE, from the coding sequence TTGGTTAAAATAACTAATATTGAAGCTTACTTAAGAGAACATAGTATCAGCCCTTCCTATCAAAGAAAGAGAATTTTTGAATATCTAAATGAAAGACAAAATCATCCTAATGTAAATCAAATTTATGAAGAATTAGTTAAGGATATACCTACACTTTCAAAAACTACTGTATATAATACTCTAAACATGTTTGTTGAAAAGAAGCTTGTAGAAGCTATCACAATAGAAGGAAACGAAATAAGATATGACTTATTTAATCCAGAAGCTCATGGACATTTTAAGTGTGAAAATTGCGGCACAGTTTATGATATAGACATGGATATAAATATTTCTAATATTAAAACCTTAGAGGGTTTTCAAGTGAAAGAACAATCCTTTCATTTTAAAGGTATATGCAAAAATTGCTTATGTAATAAGGATGAATAA
- a CDS encoding nitroreductase family protein, producing the protein MNNEKFYETMYKRKSIRKYDMGSLDDKTLNDIKSFISEINPLVSGIKTDLQVISQNDVKSFMSIKAPHYVVVFSENKDGYLTNIGFMLQQLDLYLSANGLGACWQGMAKPAKDIVSKSDLEFVIMLAFGKPAESLYRSDISEFKRNSIETIRDKADFDELLESVRIAPSATNSQPWHFDIEGTKLYVNCIKLNPIKALIMEKMNKIDMGIGLCHLSIAAKHSGKEFKFLLNESAKDNVPKGYFSIGSVEI; encoded by the coding sequence ATGAATAATGAAAAGTTTTATGAGACCATGTACAAAAGAAAATCTATAAGAAAATATGATATGGGTTCTTTAGATGATAAGACTTTAAATGATATTAAAAGCTTTATAAGTGAGATTAATCCTTTAGTATCTGGAATTAAGACTGATTTACAGGTTATATCTCAAAATGATGTTAAAAGCTTTATGTCTATAAAAGCGCCTCATTATGTGGTAGTATTTTCTGAGAACAAAGATGGATATTTAACCAATATAGGTTTTATGCTTCAACAACTAGATTTATACTTGTCAGCTAACGGGTTAGGTGCTTGTTGGCAAGGAATGGCTAAACCAGCAAAAGATATAGTAAGTAAATCGGATCTAGAGTTTGTTATAATGCTAGCTTTTGGAAAACCAGCTGAGAGTTTATATAGAAGTGACATATCAGAGTTCAAAAGAAACTCGATAGAAACTATAAGAGATAAAGCTGATTTTGATGAGTTATTAGAATCTGTAAGAATAGCACCATCTGCTACAAATAGTCAGCCATGGCATTTTGATATAGAAGGAACCAAGTTATATGTTAATTGCATAAAGCTTAATCCTATCAAAGCGCTCATTATGGAAAAGATGAATAAAATTGATATGGGAATAGGATTATGTCATCTATCAATAGCAGCTAAGCATTCAGGTAAAGAATTTAAGTTTTTGCTAAATGAATCTGCAAAAGATAATGTTCCAAAGGGATACTTTAGTATTGGAAGTGTAGAAATATAG
- a CDS encoding sensor histidine kinase, whose product MSSKFEQEESIIFLRYIYIFIFILAFSHNGDRIDVFDIVFLLLYIINNQVRYFMLPRKYAFIIISITIETLLAYKLYSLGGIFGEFIFVLPLLDIIYNLKKMYWIFYALFVTTLLYNQNLDKILGWAIVAVPLIIILDKVKNEEYRKIEAQDLYDKLREKDEELKKVNMELEAYANTIEEITLLRERNRVSREIHDNVGHALSTIIIQLGAIEKIAEKDGETASQMAKSLGQFSKESMERVRAAVRAMKPRELEEYEGVIAISEMIKNFEKLTAVKVRFRVSDNVWKLNSDQTMVIYRIIQEFLSNSVRHGKATEIRVFLNFLDDYFRMHLKDNGKGCNDVVPGVGLSSIKERVSVWGGTVEYFTEINKGFELIVTMDKGKLSLDEV is encoded by the coding sequence ATGTCTAGTAAATTTGAGCAGGAAGAATCAATAATATTTTTAAGATACATATATATTTTTATATTCATATTAGCTTTTTCACATAATGGAGATAGGATAGATGTTTTTGATATAGTATTTTTATTATTATATATAATAAATAATCAAGTAAGATATTTCATGTTGCCTAGGAAATATGCATTTATAATTATATCTATTACTATTGAAACTTTATTGGCATATAAATTATATAGTTTAGGTGGTATATTTGGTGAGTTTATTTTTGTGTTACCTCTATTAGATATAATATATAACCTAAAAAAGATGTATTGGATATTTTATGCTTTATTTGTTACTACTTTATTATATAACCAAAACTTAGATAAAATACTTGGATGGGCAATAGTAGCCGTACCTTTAATTATAATTTTGGATAAGGTTAAAAATGAAGAGTATAGAAAAATAGAAGCTCAGGATTTATATGATAAATTAAGAGAAAAAGATGAAGAATTAAAAAAGGTTAATATGGAACTCGAAGCTTATGCAAACACAATAGAAGAGATAACACTTTTAAGGGAAAGAAATAGAGTATCGAGGGAAATTCATGACAATGTTGGACATGCATTATCTACTATAATAATTCAGCTTGGAGCAATAGAAAAGATAGCAGAAAAAGATGGAGAAACAGCTAGCCAAATGGCTAAAAGCCTGGGCCAATTCTCTAAGGAAAGTATGGAAAGAGTACGAGCTGCAGTAAGAGCTATGAAACCACGGGAGCTTGAAGAGTATGAAGGCGTAATTGCTATTTCTGAAATGATTAAAAACTTTGAGAAACTTACTGCGGTAAAAGTTAGGTTTAGAGTATCTGATAATGTATGGAAACTAAATTCAGATCAAACCATGGTTATATATAGAATAATCCAAGAGTTTCTATCAAACTCAGTAAGACATGGAAAAGCAACAGAGATAAGGGTGTTTTTAAATTTCTTAGATGATTATTTTAGGATGCATCTAAAAGATAACGGGAAGGGCTGTAATGATGTGGTGCCCGGTGTTGGGCTTTCTAGTATT
- a CDS encoding GerAB/ArcD/ProY family transporter, with protein sequence MSDTRLDITSKQLAAFIISAQIGIGILSLPSTIVAEVGHDGWISVLFGGILCLILALLIVSLLKKYKNKTIFEINILVYGNILGYALNIFTELYLMFITAITIRIFTETVSIIILRFTPQLVTTIVILIPTIYAMIKGLKLICRFATLLFIAYLILVMTLFLIIKDLRFTYIMPIGKAGLIPIIKNVNLTIYAYLGFELVTLFYPKIKDKENISKKIVIGMLFTIAYYTGIVMISTMFFGEVKLGMLVFPIYNIEQSIAMPVIERLDTVYMLFWLPTMGGAARAYLYATYYSASMLFKIKRQGWLITFIILLEIIASRIPKSFEATYRYSAYSGIMGMIFIVMTIVTFFISHLRKR encoded by the coding sequence ATGAGTGATACAAGACTAGATATTACATCCAAACAATTAGCAGCCTTTATAATATCTGCGCAAATTGGTATAGGAATTTTGTCTTTGCCATCCACCATTGTAGCTGAAGTAGGGCATGATGGTTGGATTTCAGTGCTTTTTGGTGGAATTCTATGTTTAATTTTAGCTTTATTAATTGTTTCCCTATTGAAAAAATATAAAAATAAGACGATTTTTGAAATAAATATACTAGTATACGGCAATATTCTTGGCTATGCATTAAATATTTTTACTGAATTATACTTAATGTTTATTACCGCAATAACTATAAGAATTTTCACTGAAACAGTTAGTATTATTATTCTTAGGTTTACTCCGCAGCTTGTAACAACAATAGTAATTTTAATTCCAACGATTTATGCTATGATAAAGGGTCTAAAATTAATATGCAGGTTTGCTACTTTGCTGTTTATTGCATATTTGATATTAGTTATGACTCTTTTTCTAATAATTAAGGATTTAAGATTTACTTATATAATGCCAATTGGTAAAGCGGGGTTAATTCCCATAATAAAAAATGTAAATCTAACCATATATGCGTACCTTGGTTTTGAATTAGTAACATTATTTTATCCGAAAATAAAGGATAAGGAAAATATCAGCAAGAAAATAGTAATAGGTATGCTATTTACTATAGCATATTATACTGGAATAGTAATGATATCAACTATGTTTTTCGGAGAAGTAAAGTTAGGTATGTTAGTATTTCCTATCTATAATATAGAACAATCAATAGCCATGCCTGTTATTGAAAGGTTAGATACAGTATATATGCTATTTTGGCTTCCAACGATGGGCGGAGCAGCAAGAGCTTACCTTTATGCAACATATTATAGTGCATCCATGCTATTTAAAATAAAAAGACAAGGATGGTTAATTACTTTTATAATTTTATTAGAAATAATAGCAAGTAGAATACCAAAAAGTTTTGAAGCTACATATAGATACTCAGCATATTCGGGAATAATGGGTATGATTTTTATAGTTATGACTATAGTAACATTTTTTATATCTCATTTAAGAAAGCGGTGA
- a CDS encoding spore germination protein, with the protein MMFPKTSISLNLFDNLNTIDRYIDDCPDIVKKTIMLKEMKKGCFIFIKDFVNNDLLQRDFIKPLMAMDYSILCSKEIIDYLPSSNLSLGDDINTVVKAIMDGKTVFLVEGASFAVICNMIEIKDRAISEPIGEKNVRSPHDGFIESLDTNITLLRRNIKNHNLKIKTIVLGTITNQSISIVYIKGIANPELINTLYNKITSIDTDGVLSSGSVQQFITDSKYSIFPQYLSTQRVDKTLAALLEGRIVILLDGTPHALIAPVSFFSFLQSPDDYSSNWISSTLIRLVRILGLIITLILPGLYIAITSFHYYLVPLNLLVQLGQSRSKVAFPPIVEAILMELTIQMLKEAAIRLPTYIGSTIGVVGGIIIGQAAVEAGIVSNLFIIIIGITTIASFIIPSYEFGLGTLVLRIGILFMSSLFGIIGLIVCLVVLLMHLLSLESLGQPYFMPILPFKLSDLKDSFIRLPVQFMKRRPHMPNPIDKKRGNKDE; encoded by the coding sequence ATGATGTTTCCCAAAACAAGTATATCACTTAACCTATTCGATAACTTAAACACAATAGATAGATATATAGATGACTGTCCAGATATTGTAAAGAAAACAATAATGTTAAAAGAGATGAAAAAAGGATGTTTTATATTTATTAAAGATTTTGTTAATAATGATTTACTTCAAAGAGATTTTATAAAGCCATTGATGGCTATGGACTACTCTATATTATGTAGTAAAGAAATTATTGACTATCTGCCATCATCAAATCTTTCACTAGGCGATGATATTAATACTGTAGTTAAAGCAATTATGGACGGAAAGACTGTGTTCCTTGTGGAAGGTGCTAGTTTTGCAGTTATATGCAATATGATAGAGATTAAGGATAGAGCTATAAGCGAGCCAATTGGAGAAAAAAATGTTCGCAGCCCTCATGATGGTTTTATTGAATCTTTGGATACTAACATAACACTTTTAAGACGAAACATAAAAAATCATAATTTGAAGATTAAAACTATTGTATTAGGAACTATTACTAATCAAAGTATATCGATCGTGTATATTAAAGGAATAGCAAACCCAGAGTTAATAAATACATTATATAATAAAATTACTAGTATTGATACTGATGGGGTACTGTCATCAGGTAGTGTTCAGCAATTTATAACAGATTCAAAATACTCAATATTTCCACAATATTTATCGACTCAGAGGGTTGATAAAACTTTAGCAGCTCTCTTGGAAGGGCGAATTGTAATATTACTTGATGGAACTCCCCATGCATTAATAGCACCAGTTTCATTTTTTTCTTTTTTACAAAGCCCTGATGATTATAGTAGTAATTGGATATCATCTACATTGATACGACTAGTCCGAATATTAGGATTAATAATAACTTTAATATTGCCAGGTTTATATATTGCAATTACTTCATTTCATTATTATCTAGTTCCTCTAAACCTGCTGGTGCAACTTGGACAATCAAGGTCAAAAGTTGCCTTTCCTCCAATTGTAGAGGCCATTTTGATGGAACTTACAATTCAAATGTTGAAGGAGGCAGCTATTAGGTTACCAACTTATATAGGATCAACAATAGGAGTAGTTGGTGGTATTATAATTGGTCAGGCAGCAGTAGAAGCAGGTATAGTTAGCAATCTATTTATTATTATCATTGGGATAACTACAATAGCTTCTTTTATTATTCCGAGCTATGAGTTTGGGTTAGGCACTTTAGTACTTAGAATTGGCATATTGTTTATGTCATCTTTATTTGGAATAATTGGACTAATAGTATGTTTAGTAGTGTTACTTATGCATTTATTATCTTTAGAATCTTTAGGCCAGCCATATTTTATGCCAATATTACCTTTCAAACTAAGTGATTTAAAAGATAGTTTTATAAGATTACCAGTTCAATTTATGAAAAGAAGACCACATATGCCAAATCCTATAGATAAAAAAAGAGGAAATAAAGATGAGTGA
- a CDS encoding rubrerythrin family protein: protein MAVNNAMTADFLRSAYGGESMAHMRYLIWGDSAEKDGYPNIGKLFRAVAYAEWAHAKNHFNVLKEQVGDNTVVAGAVFGHTNIIENLQGAIDGELHEIKQMYPVYLETARYQEEKDAQRSFNYALEAEKVHAKIFEFAQETAKQGKDLDIATMYVCPICGYTEIGDNVEKCPICGAGRDVFKAFE from the coding sequence TTGGCAGTAAACAATGCAATGACTGCTGACTTTTTACGTTCAGCGTATGGTGGAGAAAGTATGGCTCATATGAGATATCTTATATGGGGAGATTCAGCTGAAAAGGACGGGTATCCTAATATAGGTAAGCTATTTAGAGCTGTTGCTTATGCAGAATGGGCTCATGCAAAGAATCACTTTAATGTATTAAAAGAACAAGTGGGAGATAATACTGTCGTAGCAGGAGCAGTGTTTGGTCACACAAATATTATTGAGAATCTACAAGGTGCTATTGATGGAGAATTGCATGAAATAAAGCAAATGTATCCTGTTTATCTTGAAACAGCAAGATATCAAGAAGAGAAAGATGCGCAAAGATCCTTCAATTATGCATTAGAAGCAGAAAAAGTTCATGCAAAGATATTTGAATTTGCGCAAGAAACTGCAAAACAAGGCAAAGATTTAGATATAGCTACAATGTATGTTTGCCCAATCTGTGGCTATACTGAAATTGGTGATAATGTTGAAAAGTGCCCAATTTGTGGTGCTGGTAGAGATGTGTTTAAGGCTTTTGAATAA
- a CDS encoding superoxide dismutase, which translates to MPYTLPDLPYAYDALEPHYDQETVKIHHDIHHKAYVDGLNNAETKLAEAREKGDFALIKHWEREYAFHGSGHILHTMFWQNMSPNGGGEPTGNLADQIKKDFGSYDAFKKQFSAAAVAVEGSGWTVLCWNKLFSKLVILQVEKHQNLTQWEVCPLLIVDVWEHAYYLKYQNKRAGFVEAWWNIVNWEDVNSRLQAALK; encoded by the coding sequence ATGCCATATACTTTACCAGATCTACCTTATGCCTATGATGCACTAGAACCACATTATGATCAAGAAACTGTTAAAATTCATCACGATATACATCATAAGGCTTATGTAGATGGATTAAACAACGCAGAAACAAAACTAGCTGAGGCTAGAGAAAAAGGAGATTTTGCTTTAATAAAACATTGGGAAAGAGAATATGCCTTCCATGGTTCTGGTCATATTCTACATACAATGTTTTGGCAAAACATGAGTCCAAATGGCGGTGGAGAGCCTACTGGAAATCTTGCAGACCAAATTAAGAAAGACTTTGGCAGTTATGATGCTTTCAAAAAACAATTTAGTGCTGCAGCAGTAGCTGTAGAAGGTTCTGGTTGGACTGTTCTTTGCTGGAACAAACTATTTAGCAAACTAGTTATTCTGCAAGTAGAAAAGCATCAAAACTTGACTCAATGGGAAGTATGCCCTCTTCTTATTGTTGATGTATGGGAACATGCTTATTACTTAAAATACCAAAACAAGAGAGCAGGCTTCGTAGAGGCTTGGTGGAATATAGTTAATTGGGAAGATGTTAATAGCAGACTTCAAGCTGCATTAAAGTAA
- a CDS encoding Ger(x)C family spore germination protein, translating into MKIRNMICLILIVIMLLNTTGCWDQKIYEESGFALQVGFEIADEDELLMCFTIPVLDERATEKTELIYGTANLLREFREEARKTSSKYIEGGKIQQVLISDSLAERGVHSLLEILEREPTDPTIAHVVVVEGSPKDLFEQAQTFGDKPPLPSIYLHQLIRSNIKSSNIPETRIFRFTTDYFAPGIDPITPIIKIERKKGKGIAIIGSALFLDDKMVGKIDTEQTALLLAMMGKAKKSVFISKNALNPKGENNKSGCAVNIKTVKRSLKARLIDDKPTIDISLNFKVILSEYKWLNKYDETAQKSIEDELAREIKEKCENTLQYTQEVGSDPLGIGDIIRSKYNNYWEKVKWEKEYKDVTFNVNVKVDINNYGLIR; encoded by the coding sequence TTGAAAATAAGAAATATGATTTGCCTTATATTAATAGTAATAATGCTATTGAATACTACTGGATGCTGGGATCAAAAGATATATGAGGAATCTGGTTTTGCATTACAAGTAGGTTTTGAAATAGCAGATGAAGATGAGCTGCTAATGTGTTTTACTATACCTGTACTTGATGAAAGGGCAACAGAAAAAACAGAACTAATATATGGTACTGCTAATTTATTGAGGGAATTTAGAGAAGAAGCAAGAAAGACATCATCTAAATATATTGAAGGCGGAAAAATTCAACAAGTTCTCATATCTGATTCACTGGCTGAAAGAGGAGTTCATAGTTTATTAGAAATACTTGAACGTGAACCAACAGATCCAACTATTGCGCATGTAGTGGTAGTAGAAGGAAGTCCCAAGGATTTATTTGAACAGGCACAAACATTTGGTGATAAGCCACCTTTGCCTTCAATATATCTTCATCAATTAATTAGAAGCAATATTAAATCATCAAATATACCAGAAACAAGAATTTTTCGTTTTACTACTGATTATTTTGCGCCAGGTATAGATCCAATAACGCCTATTATAAAAATTGAACGCAAAAAGGGCAAAGGGATTGCAATTATTGGTTCTGCTCTTTTTTTAGATGATAAGATGGTGGGAAAGATTGACACTGAGCAAACAGCCTTATTATTAGCAATGATGGGGAAAGCGAAAAAATCTGTATTTATTTCAAAGAATGCATTAAACCCAAAAGGTGAAAATAATAAAAGTGGATGTGCTGTTAATATTAAAACAGTAAAACGTAGTCTTAAAGCTAGACTTATAGATGATAAACCGACTATTGACATATCTTTAAATTTTAAAGTAATTCTTTCAGAATATAAGTGGCTTAATAAATATGATGAAACTGCTCAAAAATCCATTGAAGATGAACTGGCTAGGGAGATCAAAGAGAAATGTGAGAATACATTGCAATATACACAAGAAGTAGGAAGTGACCCTCTAGGGATAGGGGATATTATACGTTCAAAATATAATAACTATTGGGAGAAAGTTAAGTGGGAAAAGGAATATAAAGATGTAACTTTTAATGTTAATGTTAAAGTTGATATCAACAATTATGGATTGATACGTTAA